Proteins encoded together in one Spodoptera frugiperda isolate SF20-4 chromosome 15, AGI-APGP_CSIRO_Sfru_2.0, whole genome shotgun sequence window:
- the LOC118270334 gene encoding potential E3 ubiquitin-protein ligase ariadne-2 isoform X2 produces the protein MSAESDMEYSDNDGDDYDYYGEQDDCDMEAVDRTKSDPEYFLYTCLRVEEVEKLLNESIELLSNSLQITPSLAKVTLHAYEWNAQEIINKYKENANEVLVYSRVKSRSPVLQASTSRSSCAVCANTPPMHKYSALACGHYFCNDCWAMHFEVQIMQGVSNTITCMAQDCELRAPEDFVLSHVTKPNLRERYQQFMFKDHVKSHPELRFCPGPNCQWIFRAWTREGARRVECQGCELLTCFSCGAPHHAPTDCPTIRRWLTKCADDSETANYISAHTKDCPKCQICIEKNGGCNHMQCGACRHDFCWVCLGDWKSHGSEYYECSRYKEDPNMSSDSQHAQAREALKKYLHYYERWENHARSLKLEEQTLASLKSRINQKVMAGEGTWIDWQYLWDSAKLLKRCRYTLQYTYPFAYYMDNGPRKELFEYQQAQLEAEIENLSWKVERAETTDRGDLENQMDIAEKRRTTLLKDFLEFHTTTASSSKV, from the exons ATGTCTGCGGAATCAGATATGGAATATTCAGACAACGACGGAGACGACTATGATTACTATGGAGAACAAGATGACTGTGACATGGAGGCTGTGGACCGAACTAAATCGGACCCTGAGTATTTCTTATACACTTGTTTAAGAGTTGAGGAAGTGGAGAAATTGTTAAACGAGTCTATAGAGTTGCTCAGTAATAGCCTTCAAATCACGCCTTCACTGGCCAAG GTAACGCTCCATGCATACGAGTGGAATGCTCAAgagattataaataagtataaggAGAATGCAAATGAGGTTTTGGTGTATAGTCGTGTCAAGTCGCGTTCGCCAGTTCTGCAGGCGAGCACGAGTCGCTCCAGTTGCGCTGTGTGTGCCAACACACCTCCTATGCACAAATACAGTGCCCTGGCTTGTGGGCATTACTTTTGCAATGACTGCTGGGCTATGCACTTTGAAGTACAAATTATGCAAG GAGTTTCAAATACTATTACTTGTATGGCCCAAGATTGTGAACTTCGAGCTCCGGAAGACTTTGTGTTGTCTCATGTTACCAAACCAAATTTGAGGGAAAGATACCAGCAGTTTATGTTTAAGGATCATGTGAAATCACACCCAGAACTTAGATTTTGCCCAGGCCCTAATTGTCAG TGGATATTTCGTGCATGGACTCGCGAAGGCGCCCGCCGTGTGGAATGTCAGGGGTGTGAGTTATTAACATGCTTTTCATGTGGAGCTCCCCATCATGCACCAACCGACTGCCCCACTATCCGCCGCTGGTTAACAAAATGCGCTGATGATTCTGAAACTGCCAACTACATTAGTGCACATACTAAG GATTGTCCTAAGTGTCAgatttgtatagaaaaaaatggGGGCTGCAATCATATGCAGTGTGGCGCATGTAGACACGATTTCTGTTGGGTCTGTTTGGGAGACTGGAAATCGCATGGGTCTGAGTATTATGAATGTAGTCGTTATAAAGAGGACCCCAACATGTCTTCTGATAGCCAACATGCTCAA GCTAGAGAAGCTTTAAAGAAGTATTTGCATTACTATGAAAGATGGGAAAATCATGCTCGATCTCTTAAATTGGAAGAACAAACTTTAGCTAGTTTGAAAAGTCGCATCAATCAAAAG GTAATGGCTGGAGAAGGTACTTGGATTGATTGGCAATACCTTTGGGATTCTGCGAAGTTATTAAAGCGCTGTCGATACACTTTGCAATATACATATCCATTCGCTTATTACATGGATAACGGGCCGCGCAAAGAATTATTTGAATATCagcaa GCACAATTGGAGGCTGAAATTGAAAACTTATCTTGGAAAGTAGAAAGGGCAGAAACGACTGATAGAGGTGACCTAGAGAACCAAATGGACATTGCCGAAAAAAGACGTACCACATTATTAAAAGATTTCTTGGAATTCCATACCACTACCGCATCTAGCAGCAAAGTATAA
- the LOC118270334 gene encoding potential E3 ubiquitin-protein ligase ariadne-2 isoform X1, with product MNCDQFYSVFRHPYSITNLASVQNNTSNKMSAESDMEYSDNDGDDYDYYGEQDDCDMEAVDRTKSDPEYFLYTCLRVEEVEKLLNESIELLSNSLQITPSLAKVTLHAYEWNAQEIINKYKENANEVLVYSRVKSRSPVLQASTSRSSCAVCANTPPMHKYSALACGHYFCNDCWAMHFEVQIMQGVSNTITCMAQDCELRAPEDFVLSHVTKPNLRERYQQFMFKDHVKSHPELRFCPGPNCQWIFRAWTREGARRVECQGCELLTCFSCGAPHHAPTDCPTIRRWLTKCADDSETANYISAHTKDCPKCQICIEKNGGCNHMQCGACRHDFCWVCLGDWKSHGSEYYECSRYKEDPNMSSDSQHAQAREALKKYLHYYERWENHARSLKLEEQTLASLKSRINQKVMAGEGTWIDWQYLWDSAKLLKRCRYTLQYTYPFAYYMDNGPRKELFEYQQAQLEAEIENLSWKVERAETTDRGDLENQMDIAEKRRTTLLKDFLEFHTTTASSSKV from the exons ATGAATTGTGATCAATTTTACAGTGTATTCCGTCATCCCTATTCCATCACAAATCTAGCAAGCGTACAAAACAATACGAGTAACAAAATGTCTGCGGAATCAGATATGGAATATTCAGACAACGACGGAGACGACTATGATTACTATGGAGAACAAGATGACTGTGACATGGAGGCTGTGGACCGAACTAAATCGGACCCTGAGTATTTCTTATACACTTGTTTAAGAGTTGAGGAAGTGGAGAAATTGTTAAACGAGTCTATAGAGTTGCTCAGTAATAGCCTTCAAATCACGCCTTCACTGGCCAAG GTAACGCTCCATGCATACGAGTGGAATGCTCAAgagattataaataagtataaggAGAATGCAAATGAGGTTTTGGTGTATAGTCGTGTCAAGTCGCGTTCGCCAGTTCTGCAGGCGAGCACGAGTCGCTCCAGTTGCGCTGTGTGTGCCAACACACCTCCTATGCACAAATACAGTGCCCTGGCTTGTGGGCATTACTTTTGCAATGACTGCTGGGCTATGCACTTTGAAGTACAAATTATGCAAG GAGTTTCAAATACTATTACTTGTATGGCCCAAGATTGTGAACTTCGAGCTCCGGAAGACTTTGTGTTGTCTCATGTTACCAAACCAAATTTGAGGGAAAGATACCAGCAGTTTATGTTTAAGGATCATGTGAAATCACACCCAGAACTTAGATTTTGCCCAGGCCCTAATTGTCAG TGGATATTTCGTGCATGGACTCGCGAAGGCGCCCGCCGTGTGGAATGTCAGGGGTGTGAGTTATTAACATGCTTTTCATGTGGAGCTCCCCATCATGCACCAACCGACTGCCCCACTATCCGCCGCTGGTTAACAAAATGCGCTGATGATTCTGAAACTGCCAACTACATTAGTGCACATACTAAG GATTGTCCTAAGTGTCAgatttgtatagaaaaaaatggGGGCTGCAATCATATGCAGTGTGGCGCATGTAGACACGATTTCTGTTGGGTCTGTTTGGGAGACTGGAAATCGCATGGGTCTGAGTATTATGAATGTAGTCGTTATAAAGAGGACCCCAACATGTCTTCTGATAGCCAACATGCTCAA GCTAGAGAAGCTTTAAAGAAGTATTTGCATTACTATGAAAGATGGGAAAATCATGCTCGATCTCTTAAATTGGAAGAACAAACTTTAGCTAGTTTGAAAAGTCGCATCAATCAAAAG GTAATGGCTGGAGAAGGTACTTGGATTGATTGGCAATACCTTTGGGATTCTGCGAAGTTATTAAAGCGCTGTCGATACACTTTGCAATATACATATCCATTCGCTTATTACATGGATAACGGGCCGCGCAAAGAATTATTTGAATATCagcaa GCACAATTGGAGGCTGAAATTGAAAACTTATCTTGGAAAGTAGAAAGGGCAGAAACGACTGATAGAGGTGACCTAGAGAACCAAATGGACATTGCCGAAAAAAGACGTACCACATTATTAAAAGATTTCTTGGAATTCCATACCACTACCGCATCTAGCAGCAAAGTATAA